A single Prevotella sp. E15-22 DNA region contains:
- a CDS encoding DUF5606 domain-containing protein, which translates to MQQTILAIAGKPGLYKLVSRGKNNLIVEALDATHRRQPAFGSDRITSLADIAMFTDSDDIPLMDVLESLKTLENGNKSAIDYKKASGDDLREYFAKVLPNYDRDRVHTSDIKKLIQWYNILIENGITDFKEEMKPTEGDNVDDRKDAE; encoded by the coding sequence ATGCAACAAACAATTTTAGCTATCGCCGGAAAGCCCGGCCTCTACAAACTCGTTTCTCGTGGCAAGAACAACCTCATCGTCGAGGCCCTCGATGCCACCCACCGTCGTCAGCCCGCCTTCGGTTCCGACCGCATCACCTCGCTGGCCGACATCGCCATGTTCACCGATAGCGACGACATCCCCTTGATGGATGTTCTCGAGAGCCTGAAGACCCTCGAGAACGGCAACAAGTCGGCCATCGACTACAAGAAAGCCAGTGGCGACGACCTGCGCGAGTATTTCGCCAAGGTGCTGCCCAACTACGATCGCGACCGTGTGCACACCAGCGACATCAAGAAGCTCATCCAGTGGTACAACATCCTCATCGAGAACGGCATCACCGACTTCAAGGAGGAGATGAAGCCCACCGAGGGCGACAATGTTGACGACCGCAAGGACGCCGAGTAA
- a CDS encoding CdaR family protein yields the protein MPGIIRTVSNFLFSTANRELLIFLAFLLLSGSFWLTMTLNETYTREVTIGVHITHVPKNVIITSGQNDSIRVTISDKGFNLLPVIYGLRRQHLEVDFERYAEAHGTGRIANTDLRRLLEALLPASVRVESVKPDKLTFFYNYGERKKVPVVLQARITPQNMFFISKKELSPDSVVIYASRPKLDSIKHVSTEIINRTDVHDTLVVNTRLQSIPGVKMVPNNVTVRVYADVLTEESIDNVPIEGINMPKGKILRTFPAKVTVRFVTGMKNYRRLTQKDFLVVADYNEFSKSPSSKCAITLLQKPDGVTRATLSVTQVDYLIEEQY from the coding sequence ATGCCGGGTATCATCCGTACAGTCAGTAATTTCCTGTTTAGCACCGCCAACAGGGAGTTACTGATTTTTTTGGCCTTTCTGCTCCTCTCGGGCAGTTTCTGGCTCACGATGACCCTCAACGAGACCTACACGCGCGAGGTCACCATCGGCGTCCACATCACCCATGTGCCCAAGAACGTCATCATCACCTCTGGCCAGAACGACAGCATCCGTGTCACCATCAGCGACAAGGGTTTTAATCTGCTCCCTGTCATCTATGGTCTTCGTCGTCAGCACCTCGAGGTCGACTTCGAGCGCTATGCCGAGGCACATGGCACTGGCCGCATTGCCAATACTGACCTTCGCCGCCTCCTGGAGGCCCTTCTGCCGGCCTCCGTCCGTGTCGAGTCAGTCAAGCCCGATAAGCTCACGTTCTTCTATAACTACGGCGAGCGAAAGAAGGTGCCCGTGGTTCTCCAGGCGCGCATCACGCCCCAGAACATGTTCTTCATCTCGAAGAAAGAGCTGTCGCCCGATAGCGTGGTCATCTATGCCTCGCGTCCCAAGCTCGACAGCATCAAGCATGTGAGCACCGAGATCATCAATCGCACCGACGTGCACGACACGCTCGTGGTCAACACCCGCCTGCAGAGCATCCCTGGCGTAAAGATGGTGCCCAACAACGTCACCGTCCGCGTCTATGCCGACGTGCTCACCGAGGAGAGCATCGACAACGTGCCCATCGAGGGCATCAACATGCCCAAGGGCAAGATCCTGCGCACATTTCCTGCCAAGGTCACCGTCCGCTTTGTCACAGGCATGAAGAACTACCGCCGACTCACCCAGAAGGATTTCCTCGTGGTGGCCGACTATAACGAGTTCAGCAAGAGTCCCTCGAGCAAATGCGCCATCACCCTGCTCCAGAAGCCCGATGGCGTCACGCGTGCCACCCTCTCGGTCACGCAAGTGGACTACCTCATCGAAGAACAGTATTAA
- the yajC gene encoding preprotein translocase subunit YajC, translating to MTNLFLAAQGAGAQGGGMSMILMMVAIFAIMWFFMIRPQQKQRKEIQKFQNELQRGTQVVTGGGIYGTVKSIDLAKNTVEVEIARDVVITVDKGFVYKDTTSTTLQK from the coding sequence ATGACAAATCTCTTTTTAGCAGCCCAAGGGGCTGGCGCCCAGGGCGGTGGCATGAGTATGATCCTGATGATGGTTGCCATCTTCGCAATCATGTGGTTCTTCATGATCCGTCCTCAGCAGAAACAGCGTAAGGAAATCCAGAAGTTTCAGAACGAGCTTCAGCGTGGCACACAGGTAGTGACTGGTGGTGGCATCTATGGCACCGTCAAGAGCATCGACCTGGCCAAGAACACTGTCGAGGTCGAGATCGCACGCGATGTGGTGATCACCGTCGACAAGGGCTTCGTCTATAAGGACACCACAAGCACCACGCTTCAGAAGTAA
- the coaE gene encoding dephospho-CoA kinase (Dephospho-CoA kinase (CoaE) performs the final step in coenzyme A biosynthesis.) gives MKIAITGGIGSGKSYVCRLLEARGIRIYDCDSAAKHLMRTSPQIRQQLTALIGPDAYLADGQLNKACVAQFLMASESNKQAINAIVHPAVAEDFTQSGLQWMECAILYESGFDHLVDSVIAVTAPLPVRLERIMQRDHISRQSALAWIHKQWPQHELQQRAQFEIVNDGRPLEPQIEHIINNIIKE, from the coding sequence ATGAAGATAGCCATCACAGGAGGCATAGGCAGTGGCAAGAGTTATGTGTGCCGACTGCTCGAAGCACGTGGCATTCGCATCTACGACTGCGACAGTGCCGCCAAGCACCTCATGCGCACCTCGCCACAGATCCGCCAGCAGCTCACGGCCCTCATCGGTCCTGATGCCTACCTTGCCGATGGCCAATTGAACAAAGCCTGCGTGGCCCAGTTCCTCATGGCGTCCGAGTCCAACAAGCAGGCCATCAATGCCATTGTCCATCCTGCCGTGGCCGAGGATTTCACCCAGAGTGGCCTGCAGTGGATGGAATGCGCCATTCTCTATGAGTCGGGCTTCGACCATCTTGTCGACAGCGTCATCGCCGTCACGGCCCCCCTCCCTGTGCGCCTCGAGCGCATCATGCAGCGCGACCATATCAGTCGCCAGTCGGCCCTTGCCTGGATCCACAAGCAGTGGCCCCAGCACGAACTCCAGCAGCGTGCCCAGTTCGAGATCGTCAACGACGGCCGCCCCCTGGAGCCACAGATTGAACACATTATTAATAATATTATAAAAGAATAG
- the nusB gene encoding transcription antitermination factor NusB gives MINREIIRIKIVQLTYAYYQNGNKNMDTAEKELFFSLSKAYDLYNYLLSLMVAVTKESRRRLEVLQARAQREGLPEPSQKFAYNRFALQLENNRQLAEFLETQNRSWADYPEFIGKLFEQIEQSQLYKDYLESKDDDYATDRELWRRLYRTFIQENEDLDQLLEELSLYWNDDKEVVDTFVIKTIKRFDEKNGEKQELLPEYDSEEEQDYARKLFRATILNGDEYQRMMTEASRNWDFSRLAYMDVIIMQIAIAEMLTFPSIPVSVTINEFVDLAKLYSTPRSSGYINGMLDAIARHLIHTGRLLKHMDDKKDDKKDDKKSDKKQNNDTNNK, from the coding sequence ATGATTAATAGGGAAATCATTAGAATTAAGATTGTTCAGTTAACCTACGCGTACTATCAAAATGGTAACAAGAACATGGACACAGCAGAGAAAGAGCTCTTTTTCAGCCTGTCGAAGGCCTACGATCTCTACAACTATCTGTTGTCTCTCATGGTTGCCGTCACTAAGGAATCGCGTCGACGCCTGGAGGTGCTTCAGGCCAGAGCCCAGCGCGAGGGACTTCCAGAGCCTTCGCAGAAGTTTGCTTACAATCGCTTCGCCTTGCAGTTAGAGAACAACAGGCAGCTGGCAGAATTTTTGGAAACACAAAACCGTTCATGGGCCGACTACCCCGAGTTCATCGGCAAACTCTTCGAGCAGATTGAACAGAGTCAGCTCTACAAGGACTATCTGGAGAGCAAGGACGACGACTACGCCACCGATCGCGAGTTGTGGCGCCGTCTCTATCGCACATTCATCCAGGAGAACGAAGACCTGGATCAGCTTTTAGAGGAACTGAGTCTTTATTGGAACGACGATAAAGAGGTTGTCGACACTTTCGTCATCAAAACCATCAAGCGTTTCGACGAGAAGAACGGCGAGAAGCAGGAGCTGCTGCCTGAGTACGACTCAGAGGAGGAGCAGGACTATGCTCGCAAGCTGTTCCGTGCCACCATCCTCAACGGCGACGAGTATCAGCGCATGATGACTGAGGCTTCGCGCAACTGGGACTTTTCTCGCCTGGCCTACATGGATGTCATCATCATGCAGATTGCCATTGCCGAGATGCTCACCTTCCCCAGCATCCCCGTCAGCGTCACCATCAACGAGTTTGTCGACCTGGCCAAGCTCTACTCTACCCCACGCTCTAGCGGCTATATCAACGGCATGCTCGACGCCATCGCCCGTCACCTCATTCACACGGGTCGCCTGCTGAAGCACATGGACGACAAGAAGGACGACAAGAAGGACGATAAGAAGTCGGACAAGAAACAAAACAACGACACTAACAACAAATAA